The following proteins are co-located in the Geitlerinema sp. PCC 9228 genome:
- a CDS encoding response regulator — protein MLKKSSSYILLVDDVPSNIMLLEKILQDAGYTTASASSGKEALAMAEKSKPALVLLDVMMPDMDGFEVCQKMRTTKDLQTIPVIFLTALDDEESRIKGLQMMGDDYLTKPIHMELLLAKVASTLRLHRIREQAAEVESRQQLQAQVKRQMDTAWKINQSLAEKFHLFVPEQLLQRIAPKGVDSIQLGSAREEEISVLICDIRGFTAITESQLPSQTLAWLNVFFTSMHQAIEHNQGFIDKFMGDALMAVFEEKSCHASDAANAAVMMQQQLAQFNQQRGLYNLQQPLRVGIGIHTGNAVMGTVGSSLRMEPTVIGDVVNTASRLEELTKLYQCNTIASEATINRLLGIDSDNITVENRFMYRWLDCVIPNGKHHSVNLYELLGNSDYAIENKKINTQPTYELGVNAWQCKDYQTASQYFQQVVHCDREDAIAAYHLRRCQQQLGFPLPRDMEV, from the coding sequence ATGCTAAAAAAGTCCTCTTCATACATACTGCTCGTCGATGACGTTCCTAGCAATATCATGTTGCTAGAGAAAATCTTGCAAGATGCAGGATACACCACAGCATCCGCTTCTTCTGGCAAAGAGGCCTTAGCCATGGCTGAGAAGTCCAAACCCGCCTTAGTCTTGCTAGATGTCATGATGCCAGACATGGATGGGTTTGAAGTTTGTCAAAAGATGCGAACCACCAAAGACTTACAAACCATTCCAGTTATTTTCTTAACCGCCTTAGACGACGAGGAATCTCGTATCAAAGGTTTGCAAATGATGGGAGACGACTACCTAACCAAACCTATCCACATGGAACTATTGCTCGCCAAAGTTGCCAGTACGTTGCGGCTGCATCGAATACGCGAACAAGCAGCGGAGGTAGAAAGCCGCCAGCAACTACAAGCGCAAGTCAAGCGGCAAATGGATACCGCCTGGAAAATCAACCAATCTCTTGCAGAAAAATTCCACCTATTTGTTCCCGAACAACTGCTGCAGCGCATTGCCCCCAAAGGCGTTGACTCCATCCAACTCGGCAGCGCCAGGGAAGAAGAAATCAGCGTTCTCATCTGCGATATTCGCGGTTTTACCGCCATTACCGAATCCCAGCTGCCCAGCCAAACCCTCGCCTGGCTGAACGTCTTTTTTACCTCCATGCATCAAGCCATCGAACACAACCAGGGATTCATCGATAAATTCATGGGGGATGCCCTGATGGCAGTTTTTGAGGAAAAATCCTGCCATGCCAGCGATGCCGCCAACGCAGCCGTGATGATGCAGCAACAGCTGGCTCAGTTTAACCAACAGCGCGGCCTCTACAACCTGCAGCAACCCTTGCGGGTGGGAATTGGCATTCATACAGGCAACGCGGTCATGGGAACGGTGGGGTCTTCGCTGCGCATGGAACCGACGGTGATTGGTGATGTGGTTAACACCGCCTCCCGTTTGGAAGAGCTGACCAAACTATACCAGTGCAATACCATTGCCAGCGAAGCCACCATTAATCGCCTGCTGGGGATCGATAGCGATAACATCACCGTAGAGAATCGTTTTATGTACCGCTGGTTGGATTGCGTCATTCCCAACGGCAAACACCACAGCGTCAACTTATACGAACTGCTGGGCAATAGCGATTATGCGATTGAAAACAAGAAAATCAATACGCAACCCACCTATGAACTGGGGGTGAACGCTTGGCAATGCAAGGATTACCAAACGGCTTCCCAGTATTTCCAGCAAGTGGTCCACTGCGATCGCGAGGATGCCATCGCTGCCTACCACCTGCGTCGCTGCCAGCAACAGCTGGGATTTCCCCTGCCTAGGGATATGGAAGTTTAG
- a CDS encoding response regulator has protein sequence MMPTNSHYILLVDDDASNLFLLEEILQAEGYEVVSASSGYQALEFAQKSLPELIVLDIMMPGMDGFEVCQHLRNTPSLQTVPIIFLTALDDDSSRLKGLQVMGDDYLTKPIDTDLLLTKIASTLRLYRLRQKATQVETRRQVTEQVKRQMEAAWTINQALTEKFRLFVPEALMQRIAPKGVESIQLGNATEEEVSVLLCDIRDFTAITETQPPSETIHWLNEFFSQMSQAIDAHSGFIDKFMGDALLAVFDRNTCHATDALQAAATMQQQIAGFNQDHQAYHLQSPLRVGIGIHTGKAAIGALGSQLRMEPTVIGDVVNTASRLEHLTKVYGCPLIASETTIAALTNKDGFCYRWLDRVIPTGKQEALDLYEILGTSEYVLDPIKVETQATYEAAVEAWHQGNYEQALATWEKICDRHPQDPVAAYHKKRCQGQLQAQQHPKD, from the coding sequence ATGATGCCCACCAACTCTCATTATATTCTCCTCGTCGATGACGATGCCAGCAATCTTTTTTTGTTGGAAGAAATTTTACAAGCAGAAGGCTACGAAGTGGTTTCTGCCTCCTCGGGCTATCAAGCTTTAGAATTTGCCCAAAAATCCCTCCCCGAACTGATCGTTCTCGATATTATGATGCCGGGGATGGATGGCTTTGAAGTTTGCCAGCACTTGCGCAACACCCCCAGCTTGCAAACCGTACCCATTATTTTCCTAACGGCTTTAGACGACGACAGCTCCCGCTTAAAAGGGTTGCAGGTCATGGGCGACGATTATTTAACCAAACCCATCGATACAGACCTGCTCCTGACGAAAATTGCCAGTACCCTTAGATTGTATCGCTTGCGCCAAAAAGCAACGCAAGTGGAAACTCGCCGTCAGGTAACCGAACAAGTCAAGCGGCAAATGGAAGCAGCTTGGACCATCAATCAGGCCCTTACGGAAAAATTCCGCTTGTTCGTGCCAGAAGCCCTGATGCAACGCATTGCCCCTAAAGGGGTAGAGTCCATTCAACTGGGCAATGCCACGGAAGAAGAAGTCAGCGTTTTGCTGTGCGATATTCGTGATTTTACCGCTATTACCGAAACCCAACCCCCCAGCGAGACCATTCACTGGCTCAACGAATTTTTCTCGCAAATGAGCCAAGCCATCGATGCCCATTCTGGATTTATTGATAAATTTATGGGGGATGCCTTGCTGGCAGTATTCGACCGCAACACCTGCCACGCCACCGATGCCCTACAAGCGGCTGCCACCATGCAGCAGCAAATTGCCGGGTTCAACCAAGACCACCAAGCCTATCACCTACAATCGCCCTTGCGCGTAGGGATTGGGATTCACACCGGCAAAGCCGCCATTGGCGCGTTGGGGTCGCAATTGCGTATGGAACCAACGGTGATTGGTGATGTGGTGAATACGGCGTCGCGCCTGGAACATTTAACCAAGGTGTACGGCTGTCCGTTAATTGCCAGCGAAACCACGATCGCTGCTTTGACAAATAAAGATGGCTTTTGTTATCGTTGGTTGGACCGGGTGATTCCTACAGGCAAACAAGAAGCTTTAGATTTATACGAGATTCTCGGTACTTCTGAGTATGTTCTCGATCCGATCAAAGTAGAAACCCAAGCCACTTACGAAGCCGCCGTAGAGGCTTGGCATCAGGGAAATTACGAACAAGCTTTGGCTACCTGGGAAAAAATATGCGATCGTCATCCCCAAGACCCAGTGGCTGCATATCATAAAAAGCGCTGTCAAGGTCAATTGCAAGCCCAGCAGCACCCAAAAGATTAA
- a CDS encoding SagB/ThcOx family dehydrogenase, producing the protein MTNTNFSIAQHYHQRTKYDPETLQKRKKTLDWSQQPTPFKEYKIGTTISLKDYVNTSQAELGGDREQIWWQRLSRLLYETYGLTAKVETVTGEPVYLRAAPSAGGLYPAEIYLIARGHAYMKPGLYHYQPKNHSLVHFWESEVWQQLQNACFWYPTLSDTQLALVVTSVFFRSQWRYEDRAYRRILLDTGHLLGNLELAGAIADFRPHLIGGFADRQVNNLLFLNAEQEGAIAVAAIADRLELQQNLPPVRTALPSLSQTEYPDLADGELLSALHQATQIETEPAKLSWKPTSETEQRADKYNFPFCTKVSTATQPINWGEDLQDLEKTILKRRSTRRYSGEEISLEELRRVLHFTYHPQDYITQGFDREPDYFDLSLVSTFLAVQGIGDLEDGCYYYAPKAQELRQIRFKNFREDLHYLCLGQDLGKDAAAVIFHTADLSKAIEKYGDRAYRYLHLDAGHLGQRLNLAAIYLNLGVSGIAGFFDDQVNEVLGIPIDEAVLYITTLGRPITK; encoded by the coding sequence ATGACCAATACCAACTTTTCGATCGCCCAACACTACCACCAACGCACCAAATACGACCCCGAAACCCTACAAAAACGCAAAAAAACCCTGGATTGGTCGCAACAACCAACGCCGTTTAAGGAGTATAAAATTGGTACAACCATATCGTTGAAAGATTACGTCAACACTTCCCAAGCGGAATTGGGCGGCGATCGCGAACAGATTTGGTGGCAGCGGTTGTCGCGCTTGCTGTACGAAACCTACGGGTTGACGGCGAAGGTGGAAACGGTTACCGGCGAACCGGTGTACCTGCGCGCGGCACCTTCGGCGGGGGGATTGTATCCGGCGGAAATTTATTTAATTGCCCGGGGCCATGCCTACATGAAACCGGGGTTGTACCACTACCAGCCCAAAAACCATTCTTTGGTGCATTTTTGGGAAAGCGAGGTTTGGCAGCAGTTGCAAAATGCTTGTTTTTGGTATCCCACCCTTTCCGATACCCAACTGGCGCTGGTGGTGACCTCGGTATTTTTCCGTTCCCAGTGGCGCTACGAAGACAGAGCTTACCGTCGGATTTTGCTGGATACCGGTCATTTGTTGGGGAATTTGGAACTTGCTGGTGCGATCGCGGATTTTCGCCCCCACCTCATTGGCGGATTTGCCGATCGCCAGGTAAACAACCTGCTGTTTCTCAATGCGGAACAAGAGGGCGCGATCGCGGTGGCAGCCATTGCCGATCGCTTGGAGTTGCAGCAAAATTTACCCCCAGTGCGTACGGCTTTGCCCTCTCTCTCCCAAACCGAATATCCCGATTTGGCGGATGGCGAATTGCTCTCGGCTTTGCACCAGGCAACTCAAATCGAAACCGAACCCGCAAAACTTTCCTGGAAACCCACCAGCGAAACCGAACAGCGGGCAGACAAATACAATTTTCCCTTTTGTACCAAAGTCTCTACCGCCACCCAACCCATCAACTGGGGCGAGGATTTGCAAGATTTGGAAAAAACTATTCTCAAGCGCCGTTCCACCCGACGCTACAGTGGCGAAGAAATTTCTTTAGAAGAGCTGCGTAGAGTCCTGCATTTTACCTACCATCCCCAGGATTACATCACCCAGGGCTTCGACCGAGAACCGGATTATTTCGATTTAAGTTTGGTGTCCACGTTTTTGGCCGTACAAGGAATCGGCGATTTGGAGGATGGTTGTTACTACTACGCGCCCAAGGCCCAGGAATTGCGGCAAATTCGCTTTAAAAACTTCCGCGAGGACCTGCACTATCTCTGTTTGGGGCAAGATTTGGGCAAGGATGCAGCGGCGGTAATTTTCCACACAGCCGATCTGTCGAAAGCGATTGAAAAGTACGGCGATCGCGCTTATCGATACCTGCATCTGGATGCCGGTCACCTGGGGCAGCGCCTCAATTTGGCAGCCATTTACCTGAACTTGGGCGTCAGCGGTATTGCTGGCTTTTTCGACGACCAAGTCAACGAAGTTTTGGGCATTCCCATCGACGAAGCTGTCCTGTACATTACCACGTTAGGGCGGCCCATTACGAAATAA
- a CDS encoding pentapeptide repeat-containing protein, whose product MTAVDMPHVNVKELLDEYAQGKRDFRGMELREANLFEADLRRINLQGSQLQRVYFPYAKLSYADFSHADLYQAQLGDALLHHVDFSHARLVGANLCRASLRYANLRGADLRGANLQRANLYRADLTNANLSDADLSRANLERAHLTGAILAGSNFFQARLVDFTGTYPDARTRYPDGYFQGKLS is encoded by the coding sequence ATGACTGCAGTTGATATGCCACATGTGAACGTAAAGGAATTGCTTGATGAATATGCCCAAGGAAAACGAGATTTTCGGGGGATGGAACTAAGGGAAGCCAATTTGTTTGAGGCAGATTTGCGCCGCATCAACTTGCAAGGCAGCCAGTTACAGAGGGTTTATTTCCCCTATGCCAAACTTTCCTATGCCGATTTTTCCCACGCAGATTTGTACCAAGCCCAGCTGGGGGATGCCTTGCTCCACCATGTGGATTTTTCCCACGCGCGCCTGGTGGGGGCGAATCTCTGCCGGGCTAGTTTGCGCTACGCCAACCTCCGCGGTGCTGATTTGCGGGGGGCTAACTTGCAACGGGCGAATTTGTACCGAGCCGATCTAACCAATGCCAATCTCAGCGACGCCGACTTAAGCCGCGCCAATTTGGAACGCGCCCACCTCACTGGAGCTATTCTTGCCGGCAGCAATTTTTTCCAAGCGCGCCTGGTAGATTTTACTGGTACCTACCCCGATGCGAGAACCCGCTATCCAGATGGCTATTTCCAGGGCAAGCTTTCTTGA